The genomic stretch ACAAAAGAAGAATCAACTTGAGCCAGAGGCTTAGACGAAGACTCAGATCTACTTTCTTTAAAATCAAAAGTGAGGCTCCTTATGGCTTTTAATCCCTTTAATTGCTCTCTTTTTGCAAAAAAAGAAGACTGCTTCAAGCCTTTCTTTTTCGGAGAAGTTTACCCTGGTCAGATATTCTCCACCCCCGGACTAAAACACGCCACCTTTTAGGCTTAAGGTGTCAAATAATTGGCATTTAAGATTAACACTCTTTGTCAAAAGCTCTCCTTCCTTTTTACCTAAAAACCAATAAATCTAAATTTATGCATTTTTTCACAACCTGGCTTAATACTTGCATAAAAGATTTTAAAAATATACTATTGATTTACTAGGAAATCTCTAAGAAACAAGGGGGTTGATTTTATGAATTGCCTCAAGAAGCCTTACCGACCAACTCAGCCGGCCATATGTAATAATTGCCGGCGGCGTTGTGAACGAGCCGGTAAGTATCGCCGAGGCAAGGAGCGGCGGAGGAGTTAAAGCCCTAACTCCTCAAGAAGAGAGTCAACGTCATCCTGGGAGACCTTCCCATCAGGTCCTTTGAGGAGATCCATGGCTTGTTGGGCCTTCTGCTCCAGTTCGGGGGTGACTCCCTCCTGTTTCTCTTTGATCTTTACCCCGGTCTCTACCAAAAGCTCGAGAAGTTTGGCCTCCACCGTCTGGATGGCGTTGACCACCTTTTTCACTCGTTGCCCGGTTATGTCCTGAAAGGCGCAGGCTGTAATTATCTCCAGGGTGTCCTGGTAGAGTTCGTCGATAATTTTCTTTAGTTCGTTGGCCGTGGAGCCGTTTTCTAACTGGGAGACCAGTTCTCGGGCCCGGGTCAGAAGTTCTTGATCTTTTTCGGCCACGTCCATTATCTTTACGGTGGCCGTCTCGGTGGCCTTGACTATTTCTTCCAGCTGATCTGATGCCTCACCAAACATTGTGTTGGCTGTGTCGGCTGAATCCCGGAGCTGGCTGAGAGCCTTCTTAAATTCATTGATGCTGCGATAGACATCATCGATGCGCTTTTTCATCTCAAAGACCAGTTCTTTATAGAACTCGCCTTCGACAACCTTCTGAAGATAGGCCTGCATCCTTTCCTCAAAGAGGCGATCTAGACTTCGGGCGATGGCCTCCTCGATGACCTGGCTGATTTCCTCCCGGTTCATGGATACTCCTCCTGACGCTCTTTTGGCTGTTTCTTCGGGAAAAATGAGGGCTTTCTTAAGCGGTCGCTATTCTTTAGGACGGACTAGGCGGATGGTTCGGTCTTCTAGCCAACGTCTTCTCTCTCTCAAAAAGCCAAAGCCTATAGCCAGGGCCGCTCCCAATCCCAGGCCGGCCAGGCCGGTTAAGATCCAAAGCCAGGGTGAAGGGGAGGTCTCCTTCAGGGGATCCAGTTCTCGCTGACAATGGGGGCAAACTACCGCCTCCGGGTGCACTTTTTCTCGACAAAAGGGGCAGCGACGACGGTGTGTTAGCATGGCCTCCTCCTTCAAATAGGAATTATCTTCGGGCCTCTCTCTGAGAGGGTGAGTCTTTCTGGTCCGGCCTCGGTTACAACAAAGGTGTCCTCGAGCCCCACAAGTCCTATATCGGGCAGATGAATTTTGGGCTCCACGGCAACCACCATCCCTGCCTCAAGAACAAAGGGACTCGATTTAGCCAAAAAGGGATATTCGTCAATCTCCAGACCGATGCCATGTCCCAAGAAGGAGACCTTGGCTGAACCAAGCCCCATGAAACCTTCGGCCCAGGGAGAGGCCTCTATTCTTTTTAGGGCCAGGTGATAGATCGCCTCGCAGAACTCTCCGGGGCGAAGGTGCTCTTCTACCATATGCATGATTTCTTCTACCAGATCGTAAGCGGCCAAGGCCTTGGAGGGTAAACCCTCAAGGGCGAAAAGTCTGGTCTGATCTACCATGTACCCCTCGACACATCCGGCCAGGTCAATGCTTAGGGGTTCCTGGCGTCTTAGCCTCTGCCAGCCGGCCCCATGAGGGAGGGCGTAGTTTGGCCCGTATCCACCAGAGGGCATATTCACATAGGCCGAAACTGTTCCCGAAGGGCCAAAAAGAATGTGGCCAAAGTGTATCTCCTGGTTCCAGCCATGCATTCGCAGATATCCCGGATGACCCCGGCGACGAAGCCTGGCTTCAAGCTCAGCGGCCAGCTCAAGTTCGGTCATCCCCTCCCGGAGTATCCGGGGCACCTCCGCTACTACCTCGGCCAGCTGTTTCCCTGCCTGCCGAAGACGTTCTAACTCCCAGGGACTTTTGCAGGCCCGCAATAGGCGAAGGGAGTGGCTTATATCGCAGATCTCGGCCTGGGGAAAAAGACGTTGATAAAGAAGTATCTGGCTATGAGGAAGCCGAAATTCAAGGCCCAAGCGACGAGGAGAGGGTAGATCAGCCAAAGCGATCAGATGGGGGAGTTCTTTAAAGCTTTTTATGGACCAGACCTCTATGGGGCTTTCGCTTCTGGCTCTCTCTGGAACACGCCAGACGAGATAAAGAGGCTCTCGTTCCGGAGAGATGATCAGATGACCATCCTGGATGGAGCCACTAAGATAGAGAAGATTAACCGGGGTCCGAACAATGGCCAGATCAATCTGTTCCCTGGCCAGGGCCTCTCTGAACTTTTCGAGCCGTCGGGCTATCTCTTCTGGTGCTACAGTGGTCATCCCTTTTCTCTGAGCCTTTGGGCCACTTTGAGGACTGTCTCGGCATAAGGTCGTGACCAGTTGTAACGCATGATGGCCTTGATCTTTTTTTCCGGCGGTAGGCTCTCCCGATAGCCATTTTTCTGGAGGTAATTGGCCATGGAGGCTAAGGCGTCAGCAGGAGAGAAAAGATCTATCCGTCCATCACCATCAGCATCGATACCATAGCGGAG from Thermosulfuriphilus ammonigenes encodes the following:
- a CDS encoding protein phosphatase CheZ gives rise to the protein MNREEISQVIEEAIARSLDRLFEERMQAYLQKVVEGEFYKELVFEMKKRIDDVYRSINEFKKALSQLRDSADTANTMFGEASDQLEEIVKATETATVKIMDVAEKDQELLTRARELVSQLENGSTANELKKIIDELYQDTLEIITACAFQDITGQRVKKVVNAIQTVEAKLLELLVETGVKIKEKQEGVTPELEQKAQQAMDLLKGPDGKVSQDDVDSLLEELGL
- a CDS encoding M24 family metallopeptidase; translation: MTTVAPEEIARRLEKFREALAREQIDLAIVRTPVNLLYLSGSIQDGHLIISPEREPLYLVWRVPERARSESPIEVWSIKSFKELPHLIALADLPSPRRLGLEFRLPHSQILLYQRLFPQAEICDISHSLRLLRACKSPWELERLRQAGKQLAEVVAEVPRILREGMTELELAAELEARLRRRGHPGYLRMHGWNQEIHFGHILFGPSGTVSAYVNMPSGGYGPNYALPHGAGWQRLRRQEPLSIDLAGCVEGYMVDQTRLFALEGLPSKALAAYDLVEEIMHMVEEHLRPGEFCEAIYHLALKRIEASPWAEGFMGLGSAKVSFLGHGIGLEIDEYPFLAKSSPFVLEAGMVVAVEPKIHLPDIGLVGLEDTFVVTEAGPERLTLSERGPKIIPI